Genomic window (Sediminispirochaeta smaragdinae DSM 11293):
CATAAGGCCAAAAATCAGACCTAATCGAGCATTTCCGACTCCCCGAATAATGCCGTTTGATGCACGCATCAGAATCATTCCGGGAAAGCTCCAGACAATTGCAGTAACGTAGGTTCTCGACAGATCAAGGACATGTACATCGTTAGTGAATATACTGAATAATTCCCGCGCAAGGGTAAGGTATATTAATGTAAAAAAAGCATAACAGACGGCCTGATACAGGATTGTTACATACACAATTTTTTTTGTTCTTCCGAACTCTTTCGCGCCTATATTCTGGGCACACATCGTGGAAGTAGCAAACCCGATTCCCAGTGTTATTTTATTGATAATATCATCTATTTTCATGCCGACACCAAAGGTCGCAGAAGGATAAACACCCAGACTGTTTACAAGCGCATTAACAAAAAGCATTGAAATGTTTATTGCACAGCTCTGTACAGCAAAGGGAAGTCCGAGTTTTACCAGAAGTCTCCTGGCTTCTGCATCTATACGAAAACTTCTTAATTTAAAATCGAAACCGAAGGATTCCTTTCTTTTGTATAAATAGATTACGGCAAAGATGAATGAAACGGTCTGTCCGATAATTGTTGCAAGGGCAGCTCCTGCAGCCTGCCATTTGAATACACCAATAAAAAGCAGATCCAAAAAAATATTCGTCACAGAAGCAATAAGGATAAAGATAAAGGGATGCTTCGAATCCCCCATCCCCCGGAGAACAGCAGATAAAGCATTATAGCCAAAGGAAAACAGTACACCGATACTGCAGATAAGAATATAATCTGCAGCCATTGCGTATGATTCCGCCGGAGTATTAAGCAGCTGTAGAATTGATCTGGAAAACAGAAGACCGACAACCATCATAAAAATCCCGATTATAAAAAGGATTGAAAAAAGTGTCCCTATGATGCTGTTCAGCTTCTCTTTCTGATTCGATCCGACATACTGAGCGATGAGAACCTGTCCTCCGTTCGAGAATCCGATACACAACATAACCATAAACATGAAGACCTGACTTGCTATGGAAACAGCGGAAAGGCCCGCACTACCGACAAACCGGCCGACAATTATCATATCTACAAGGCTGTACAGTACCTGCAGCGCATTCGACAGCATAAAAGGAAAAGAAAATTGTATAAGCTGAGTCCAGATATTTCCCGATGTATAGTTATTAATTATTTTGCTTTCTGCCATGCAAAGCAGTATATCACCAGAATGATTTAAGAAGAAGCGACTGATAATATATAAAATCAATAGTATAATGATAGGAAAAGTTATATTTTCTATTAGGTTTATGTAAAAGGAATCCCTATGCGTATCTGAAATGTTTATTTGATAAAGCTCCTATGCTACAAAAGACTGAAACGCTGGAATCTTTACCTCCATGGAATTGTAAGCATGATGAACCAACAATTGGAGCAGACGTGGCTATTGTCATAATTTGTGCTGGCGGGTGACAATTTTCATGACAAGCCTGCGGCACGGTTTTACGACTCAAATTGGTGTTATCAACAATTTAATAGAGATATAATAAAAGTGATAGAATTTTACAGTTTTTGAGGTCGGATCAAAAAATATTGGATATAATGTGAGAAATAGGCTGTATAAAGGTGATAGAAATGCTTAAAACTAAGCAGATAAAAAATGATGATGTTCCATATGAATTAATCTATCTTGCAGATGAAGATGATGACCAAATCAATAAATATAAAGATACATCAACCTTTCTAGCAACAATGGATGATGAGAAAATCATCGGAATTATCGGAATAAATGAAATAAATGAAGAATCAACAGAAATTGTATGTGTTGCTGTAGATGAAGCATATCAAAACAAGCGAATTGGGACAAATCTAATTGAAAAAGCGATATCATATTCGAAAGATAAGAAATATAAGGAACTAATAATAAAAACAGGAAATTGTGGAATAGGGCAGTTATATTTGTATCAACGCTGTGGGTTTAGATTTGATTCTGTTAATAAAGACTATATGATAAAAAATTATAAAAATCCAATATATGAAAATGATATTCAATGCTTTGATCAGATTGTTTTGAAATATAGGATATTTTCCGAGAAAGAATTAACAAAAATAATTGAAGAATATTGGAATAGATTTATAAAGAAGAATAAAGAATATGAAAAATCAAAATATGAAGTATGGTCTTTTGGATATAGTGAAAATCTCGCTAACAAATTGATTGGATATGTAAAAGAAGGAAAGAAAACTGGAACATCATCAGCATTAGAAATGTATGATATTGATGAAAAAGTTCCTGAAGAAGGTGATATATCGATAATAACATACGGAAATGGATTACCTGGATGTATAATAAAAACAGAAGAGATGCGGAAGAAGAAATTTAGAGAAATTACAGAAGAAGAGGCAAGATTAGAGGGTGAAGGAGATCTTTCATTGGAATATTGGAGAAATGCTCATGAGCATTTCTTTCGATTAGAATATGAAGAGCAAGGAAAAAAATTTTCAGAAGAAATTCCTGTGATATTTGAGAGATTTAAAGTGATATACGATGAGGACAGAAAAATATAGATAACAAGTAGATCAAGCAGACGCCGTATAGAACACTACGGTGCTAATAGCACCTATGTTCTAAAATCGCGCCAATTCCCCGAAGACGGGGAACGATTTTGCTACCTAAATCGTTGTCATGTGCACGTATTGTACATGAAGTGCTTGTAATGTACAAATAATGTGATATAATGTACATGAATGAATAGTAGTGAAAAAAGACCAAACAATGAACTTCCCTTACTGCCACCGAATGCTGATATAGAAACGAAAAAAATATTGAATCAAGCAATTCGTGCGAATCGTGAGTTGGCGATACTAAAAGGCTATTGTTCGCTGTTACCAAACGATTCAATATTGCTAAGCGCAATTATTCTAAAAGAAGCTAAAACGAGCTCAGAAATAGAGAATATTGTAACAACACAAGATGAACTGTATAGAGCGTTAGCCACAACAGTAAAAGAAATTGATGTAGAAACGAAGGAAGTCTTAAATTACCGATCAGCAATCTGGAGAGGATTCCGGCAACTGAAAGAAAAAGGGTTTCTTTCGACGAATATACTGATAGAGCTACAAAGCGAACTGGAAGGAAATAGTGCGGGGATTCGCAAATTACCTGGAACGGCTTTGGTAAATGAGCGAACGGGAAAAGCAATTTATATACCGCCAGACAATGAAGAAAAGATATTGGAATTGCTGAAAAACTTAGAGAAGTACATAAATGAAAGAGATGAAATTGATCCGCTGATAAAGATGGCGGTGATACACTATCAATTTGAATCTATCCATCCCTTTTATGATGGGAATGGACGGACAGGAAGGATAGTAAACGTATTGTATTTGATATTGCAAGGATTGCTAGATAAGCCGATATTGTATCTTAGTGAATATATAATAAAAAATAAGAGTGAATACTATGAACTGCTTCAAAAAGTAAGAGATGAAAAGGGATGGGAAGAGTGGATAGTATATATGCTAAAAGCAGTGGAGATAACATCAATAGAAACTTTAAAGCTGGTTTCTTCGATAGTTGAGTTATTGAATAAGACAACAGAAGTCTGCCGAGAGAAATTACCCAAAACAACATATTCAAAGGAATTGATAGAGTTGCTGTTTGAACAGCCATATACGAAGATAGAATTTCTGGTAAATGCAGGGTTAGCAGAAAGGAGAACAGCAAGTAAGTATTTGAAACAGCTTGAAGAAATAGGAATCTTAGAATCGTTTAAATCGTGGAAAGAGAGAATCTATGTGAATAAGAGATTGTATGAAGTGTTAAAAGGATGAAGAGGCACATAACCAGCAATTGAATCAGGCGTGTCTCAATTGGATGTTATGTTGGCAAAGGTATAAGCAACAGAGAAATTTTTATAAATAAATATGAATTTATTTCATTTCTGGAGCCGTACATGCATATGAAAAAATAGTATAGGAATATAGAAACTATTTTTTTAGATAAAATTTATCAGTATCGATTTAGCTGAACTACTTTAATCACTGCAATAAGCGTAGTGTTATTAAAAAATATTTGCATGTGAGGAATTTAAATGAAACGATCCATTAGCTTATTTTTTATTGTTCCAATCATTGTTAGTTGTGTTCAAATCCCATACGACCCAGATATTGATTATCCTGATAAATATGAGGTAATTCTAGAATTATCGAATATGCCTAAAAATGAAATATTTTTGAAAGCAAATAAATGGTTTATTTCAAATTTTTCGAGTGAGAATTCAATAATTTTAATATCAGATAAGGAATACGGTTATATTATTGGTACTATATTTGATAGCTTCGTTGACGTGAACACCTTTTATCAGATGAAATTTGATGTCAACATTGAAATAAAGGGAAATAGGGTAAGAATGACATTTGAAAATCCTCATGAGAAATATACTGGTACTATATATGGTACAATTAGTACCATGATGGGTGAAACCGATGATGGAAATGATTACAAGCCAGATTTTCGTCGAATGACAAGTAATAAGCACCTCGCTGAAACAAATAGAAGATGGAGAAAAAATGCTGAATCGTTCAATCTTTTTATGGCTACAGAAGATGATTGGTAATTATGAAATAGCAACATAACCAGCAATTGAATCAGACGTGTCTACTATCATGGTTTCTGCTGAGTATTCAGGTAAGCACAGACGGCGTCAGAGGCGTCTGGCAGCGTCATAAACTGGAAACAAAGTACTTTGCTTGATGAGCATTTCAGGATAAAGGGCCGTGAAAAGTTCTATGAAGCCATCGGTGAAATGTAGGAAGATCTGGAAGCATATCTGAAATACAACAACGAAGAACGGACTCACCAGGGATGGAATATGAATGGCTGGGCGCCGAAACAAGCCTTCCTTTATGGAATACGAAAGAAGAAGAAAAGCGGCAATGTCGCTTAGGTAAATCTGAGTATCTTTCGGGGGTAAGGTGTAAGGTCAATACTATACCGATACAGAGAAAACCCTACAGGGAATTGGCAGAACAATAAGAAGTTCATCCAAAACAGATCAGTGTCTGGAAGAGGCAACCGCGCCAAGGTGCACCGGCTCTCTTTGAGAGAAAGAACCAAAAGGACCAGGAGCTCGATCAGGTGAAGAAACGCGAATAAGAACTCTATAAGACACGTGTCCAACGACGGGCTGATATCGAAGAAATGATAAAGCTTAACGAGCTGTTCATATTCGACGACTTATGCGTGAATTGGGTTTGAAAGCTTTATCGCCAAAGTCTATTCCTAAGACGGAACATCCAGTGTATTCATAGTTGGTGAGAGGCAAGAGGAACTCACTCTCCATGGATGCATATTTTTGTGTTGAAGCGTTAAAGGAGGCCTTGAAGGAATATGGAACCCTTGCAATCTTTAACACAGGCCAAGGCAGTCAGTTTACCTTCTATGGATGTATGTAGAGCGGTTTTGTCAAAGTCTGAAGTATGTAGATATTTACTTGAAATCCTATGAATCGATATGTGAGCTGAAGGCTGACTTTATCTGGTACCTTCAGTTCTATAACAGCCGAAAATTTCACCAGAGTCTGGATTACCGGACACCAGAAGAGATGTATGAGTCATTCCAGGTAAAAGGGATAAGAGCTGCTGCTTAACCAAGCAACTACTGGAGGTTCCACCTTAACGTGCTGGAAAACTGTTTGACAAAAGTTAGCGTAGAGTGAGACGGTAAAACAGAACCGAACAAATCCTAATGTCTCTATTTTAGAAAAGTCTTTGAAATGGCTATGGCTCCACCGACGCCAAACTACGAAAGCTTGAAAAGCACTGCTTCCTTGGAACGTCGATCTTTGGTTTTTTCATGCGGTGTGGTTTATTTGACGCTTACACAGCAACTCTCCAGTTGTGTGGGGAGCATCTGTGATTGTAAAATTTCTAGATACTATAGGGATCTATCGGTTTATGCTTGGCACTTGATATGATTGTCGAGGATTTGAACCACCGCCATGTCCTTTCTGCGTATTCCGTCCAGAAGTTGCCGGTGTTCCTCCTGTAGTCTTGAATGATCCTGCGTCGGACAGAAGGCTTCAGCACGTCGAATGAATGGTTCCTTAACGAGTTCGTAAATTTGCGATAGGATAGAATTGTTCGCCAGATGCACAATCTGACGGTGAAAATCAAAATCCAGCTCCTGGAAGAGAGAATAATCGGAGATCCCAAGCGCCTTATCCATCCTTCTGACGATGATGTACAATTTTTGGGGATCCGTTATCCTATCCGAAGAAATGTAGGTCCGCAGGGCATATGTCTCCAAGAGAGCTCTTGTCTCCATGATCTGGCGATAATCCTGCATATCCAATTTTACGAACCGACTCAACACAGATGTACTGATACTTTCAAGAAAACTGGAAATCGAAGTTTCATTAATGATGCAACCATATCCTTGGACTGTATGTAATAATCCGATACTTTTGAGTTTGCTGATCCCCTCTCGTACACTTGTTCTTCCGATACGGAAACACTTGGCAAGTTCTTTTTCGGTTGGCAGCATGTCCCCTGGCTGAAGATTATTCTCCTCGATATACTGAACAAGACGTTCGGCGACAAGGTCGGAGAGCTTTTCCTTTTCCAATGGCATCGGTTGCATTAACAGTATTCCTTTGTGTGATCAAAACTTGAGGAAAGATAAACCTTTACGTGAATTCATCAAACGTTTTTCAGCATCCTTTCCCGCACGTTGAGCGAGGCAGGAGAAAATGATATCTATGGCTGCAAGCTGTACATACCGTGAGACGATCGACTCATTCCGATAAGTCGTCTCGAATGATTGAATAGGTAAATAGATATCGGAGAGTTTGGCCAGCTGAGAGTTATCCTCACCTGAGATACAGATGATTGGTATCTTTCCTTTGACAAGTGATGCTTGTGCAACGATGTTCTTTGTCTCCCCAGAAAAGGAGAAGCAGAAGAGAAGATCTTTTTCTCTCGGATTACTGAGGATTATTGCTGTTGTATGTTCGTCGGTCGTATAATGACAATCGAAGCCTAACCTCGATAGTTTCACGAAAAGGTCGTATGCTGTTACTGCCGAGGTACCATATCCGATGACAATGATACGCTTTGATTGTTCGATTTGTGTTACAATCCGTTCGAAGGTGTCATCCTCGAGATCCTTGTTATTCATAGCCAATACGTGTATCGCAGATTGGAATATTTTTTTTCTGATGTTGAAAATAGTGTCGGATGGAAGAATTGTAGAGAATTGTTCGAGGGGCGATTGTCCTTGATTTGCGATCTCGGTTGCAAGTGTGACCTTGAACTCATGGTACCCGGAAAAGCCGAGTGCCTTGTAAAACTTAACAACAGAAGCCTCACTTCTAGCTCCTGAAGCCGAAGTGAGGCTAGAAATAGACATATTTATTGCCTTATGGGGATTTGATATCACAAAACTGCCAATCTTTTTTTGAATGGGCGGAAGAAAGGCTAGTTTCTTTTTAATTGTCGATATGATATCCATAATCCCCGCGAGTATACTGTTTCTTAGCGAAAGTATAACACCGAGAATTAGCTATGCCAATATGCCTTGCTCATCAATCATTTTTCGTGCCTTATCATAGGTCTCCTTCGAGATATCCTTGAACGGAGAACGTGGGTACCCGGGATTGATTCCACGCATCTTAAGAATTGCGTAAATCATGGTGAGGGTCTGGGCCATCTTGATAATGTTCCTCGCCTTGACAACAGCGAGCTGTTTTTTGCCAGTTTCCAAAGGGTCTCCAGCCTTCCAAGTCTTATAGAAATCAGTCATGAACTCGGGAAAACAGTTCGCAAGCCCTGCGATAACGCCACATGCACCTACGTCAAGAGCTCCGGCTGCGATCGCTTCAGTGCCTATAATGAACTGGAAGTCAGGTCTTGTGACTGCAAGTTTATAGTTATAGAAAGACACGAGATCGAAAGCCGAATCCTTGACACCGGCAAGGCCATAGTCGGCTAGCACACTTAAAGTCTGTGGAGCAACAGGATTGTTGGAGAGATCAGGATTATTGTAGAGGAACACGGGAATCTTTACAGCATCTATCAAGGCTTTGTAGTGGTCGACCAATTGTTCCTGTGTATAATGGTAATAATACGGTGGAATTGCACCGATTGCATCGGAACCAATTTCCTCAGCATGCTTTGCCAAATCTATCGCCTCGGTCGTAGTTGCTGCTCCTACGTGAATGATTGCAAATGCGTTCCCTTTTTCTTCATTCACGATGCGAGCTACCAGCTTGCGCTCTTCGGTGGTCAGAAGGGGCCCACTTCCATACGTTCCGCAAGGATAAAAGCCCTGTACATGGTTTGCGAGCCATCTGGTCAGGTTTCTCATGGTCTTCTCATCGATATTACCTTGTTTATCAAAACTGGTAATCAGAGGTGGGATAATTCCTGAGAAAAGTTTCTTTTGCATTAGATTCTCCTTCTAAACTAAAATTTTATTTTATTTTATGCATTTTTCGGGGATTATGCAATAAAATTACATAAAAAGTAAAAAAATTTTTTTATTGACAGGTAATAAAACCAATGGTAGGGTTTTCTTATGGGGGCACGAAGCGTGAAAAATATACTTGTATGGGGAGAGCCGATGTTTGGATTCTATCCCATTGATAATCCTATGATCGAAAAGTGCAACACTCTGAGCATGACTTGGGGGGGGGATGCTTCCAATTTCGCCATCGGAGTTGCTAGGTTAGACCATCATTCGGTTTTCTTTACAGGACTTGGCACTGAACCATTCGGAGATGGATTTATCGATCTTTGGATGAAAAACGGAGTGGATGTTTCCCAAGTCGTCCGTGATCCTTCCCGGCGGACTGGCTTCTACTTTGTATCATTCATCAATGGCAAGCATAACCTGACTTACTATCGGGAAAATTCGGCAGCAACAGCCATCCAATTTGCCCAACTAGATCAGCAAGTCCTTAAAGAGAGCGCCGTTTTCCACTTCACCGGTACTGGTCTTGGTATGGGGAGTGCTGCTAGAACACTCTGCCGACAAATCATAGACGCAAAGAAAGGGAGTGATTGTATCATCTCCTTTGATGTGAATTATCGCACATTACAGTGGAACGACCCCATTTTAGCGGAACGGGAAATATCGAATGCGATTGCTTCAGGTGTGACCCATTTGGATATCACCGATGACGAGATGTTTGCATTGGGGTGGGGAACCGATCTTGATGCCTTGATCAGACGTTTTCCGACACTTGAGGTAATAGCGTACAAGCAGGGCCCAAAGGGCGTAACCATAAAAACCCGTGGGAGCCAATTCGACTCACCGGCATTCTTGGTAAAGGTGAAGGACACAGTTGGTGCTGGAGACAGCTTTGATGTTGGATTCATCATATCACTCTTAGAAGGAAAAAGTCTCGAAGAAGCTGCAAGAATCGGGAATGCTACGGGAGGTCTCACCTGTACTGGGCTCGGGCCAATCTCATCGTCGCCAACCCGCAAGGAGCTTGATGAATTCTTGGCAACATGAATATGAGCCCATCAAGGAGAATTGAAGACATGGTCGATGATACATTCATGAAAACTTGTAGCCTCCAAGAAAAGGTTGTTCTGATTACCGGAGGAGGGACAGGCATAGGATTGGGAATTGCTCGATGTATGGTCTTGTCAGGTGCCACAGTAATTCTCATAGGTAGGAGGTTAGAGAAGCTCAAAGAGGCTTGCGCCAGTTTAGGGTCAAATGCGTACTATTACCAGTTTGATATCACCAATTGGGAGGCCCATGAGCAATTCGCAGAAAAAGTAGTAGAAACTTTCGGGAAGTTGGATATTTTGGTCAATAATGCGGGAAATCAATATAAGGCATCATCCTTTAAGGTGAATCTCGATGATATGTCGAGCACGTTCGATGTTCATGTCAAGGCAAGCTTTGCTATGACCCGTACATTCCTTCCCTATATGATCGATCGACAGCGCGGTTCGGTGATATTCATCTCCTCCATGGCAGGGTTCATTGGATTAACCAATCAGATCAGTTATGCAGCTGCAAAATCAGCAATCATGGGCCTTGTTCGTACTTTTTCAAGTGAAGTCTCGCAACATGGGCTTCGATTCAATGCGATCGTACCCGGGTGGTTCGAGACTCCGATGATGTTAAAAGCCATGGGAAACGATATAAAGCGACAGGAGCATGTTCTATGTAGAACTGCAATGCACCGTTTTGGACAACCTGAGGATATTGGGTGGGCCGCAGTTTACCTCGGTTCCGATGCCTCGAAATTTGTTACAGGAACTTCTTTGGTGGTCGATGGAGGAGCTCTCTCGGGATTCTAAAGAACTGGGGGAGTTGAAAATGTATGGACGGATCGTGGTTGGCCATAAGTTAAAACTTGAATTGACCGAAATCGGAGGGATATATGATCTGTAACGTCTTGAAAGATAAAAATATTTTAGTCATGGAAGAACGGCCTATGCTTGAACCACGTACAGGTCAAGTCAGGATCAAGACTGTCCTGGCTGGTATCTGTGGTTCAGATATCCATGCCCTGCATGGAATGCAGCCATCACTCCTCTTTCCAACGGTGATGGGACATGAATTGGTTGGTGTAATCGATGCAATTGCAGCTTCGGAAAATGAAGGAACATTCAAAGTTGGGGATCGGGTTGTCGTTGATCCCTCCTTCAGATGTGGTAAGTGTGATCTCTGCTTATCAGGAAAGGAAAACATCTGTGAGGAGTTACGAGTATTGGGAGTCCATTGTGACGGAGGTTTTGCCGACTATTTCCTCTGCGAAATCGATATGCTTCACAAAATTCCCGACTCGTTGCGCTTCGAGGAAGCTATCTTCAGTGAACCGTTGAGCATCGCGATGCATGCGATTTCACGGATTACTTCGACTGGCAGAAAGAAAACTGCAATAATCGGCGCCGGTCCAATCGGACTCGCACTCCTGATTGCATTGAAGGAACTATTCGAAGAAGTATTAGTCTTTGAGGTTCTCGAGAACAGAAAGTCGGCGGCACGCATCATCGGTGCTGATCAAGTCCTCGACTCCGTTGGTGATACCTATCCGGCCGAGGATATCGATGTAGTGTTCGATACTGTCTCGATTCCCTCCACAGTTACCTTGACCGAACGAATCGTAAAAAGGGGAGGTGAGGTCATCATCGTTGGTATGGCTAAGCCGGAGATTGGCTTTCAACTGTTACCAATCTTAAAAAAAGAGCTTTCCGTTAGGGGTACGAGAATGACACGACGGGAGGATTTCAAGGCTGCATTGGACTTGCTAACCAAAACCGATCCGAAGTTGATTCAAGCCATCATCACAGGATATTGGAGTCTATCTGATTCGATCAAGGCGATCCGGTACACTGAAACACACGCCGGTACGTGCATCAAGGAAGTGTTGGATTTCAGGAGATAGGAGTATATGCACAACATAGCAATCATCACAACAGCATTTGGAAACGGTTTGCCCGATAGGGAGCATACATATGCCGCTTTGGCTGATGAATTAGAATTGCGGATCCGCTACTGCACAAAAGAGGAGTTGCTTGCTGATCCGAAGGGAATCAAAGGGGTGATTGTCGGGGTGGAGAAAGCCGATAAGGAGTTGTTCACCTGTCCCGACCTTCGTGTGGCAATGAAATTCGGTGTAGGTCTCGACAATTTTGATATGGAGAGTGCCGGGAAGGCACATGTGCAGGTAGTTAACATGCCTGGTATCAATAGTGACGCGGTTGCTGAGATGACAATAACCTTGATGCTCTGTGTTTCACGGATGATTTTGCCGATGGGCCAGCGTATGTCTAATGGTCAGTTTGTACAATACTGCTCGCATACTGTCCAACATAAGAAACTCGGCATTATCGGCATGGGGACCATTGGTAGAAAAGTTGCGAAAATGGCAACTGCTCTTGGAATGGAGTGTCTCGGTTACGATGTTCGTACATTCGATTTGGAAGGAGTGAACATGGTCGATTTGCCCACATTATTCGAGCAATCGGATGTCATAACCATCCATATCCCGTTGATGTCAACTACCCATCATTTGATCGGCAAAGAAGCATTTTCACGTATGAAGCATGGAGTGATCCTGATTAACACCTCCCGAGGTGGAGTGGTGGATGACGAAGAGCTATATGAGCGGTTACAGAATGGCCATATTATGGGAGCAGGTCTTGATGTTTTCGAAAACGAAGAGATTAGGAATAGGCTTGTCACACATGAAAATGTGATTTGTACCCCTCATGTTGCTGCATATACCCATGAAACACTCCGATTCATGGAAAATACCGCATTGAAGAAGATTAAAGCCTGCTTAGCAGGAGAAAAAAATCACGAGGTTTCCAAAGGAGGAACTGTATGAGAAAAGTATGCGTGGCATTATTGTTGTCCACCGCCGTGTTGTCTTCAGTTTTCGCAGCGGCACAAGCTGAAGATTCTGCAGAAAGTTATCCAAATCGTTCGATCCTGATGATCGTTCCCTTCGGTCCTGGCGGTGCTACCGATCAGCTCGCCAGGATTACGCAGAAAGTTATGGAAGACGAACTTGGTCAGCCCTTTACTGTGCAAAATATGGCCGGTGGGGGTACTTCCATCGGTACACAGTATCT
Coding sequences:
- a CDS encoding MATE family efflux transporter, which gives rise to MAESKIINNYTSGNIWTQLIQFSFPFMLSNALQVLYSLVDMIIVGRFVGSAGLSAVSIASQVFMFMVMLCIGFSNGGQVLIAQYVGSNQKEKLNSIIGTLFSILFIIGIFMMVVGLLFSRSILQLLNTPAESYAMAADYILICSIGVLFSFGYNALSAVLRGMGDSKHPFIFILIASVTNIFLDLLFIGVFKWQAAGAALATIIGQTVSFIFAVIYLYKRKESFGFDFKLRSFRIDAEARRLLVKLGLPFAVQSCAINISMLFVNALVNSLGVYPSATFGVGMKIDDIINKITLGIGFATSTMCAQNIGAKEFGRTKKIVYVTILYQAVCYAFFTLIYLTLARELFSIFTNDVHVLDLSRTYVTAIVWSFPGMILMRASNGIIRGVGNARLGLIFGLMDAFIFRIGCSWFLGSVCGLGLYGYFLGYSIAVYGTGIPGFIYFLSNKWEKYRLM
- a CDS encoding GNAT family N-acetyltransferase; protein product: MLKTKQIKNDDVPYELIYLADEDDDQINKYKDTSTFLATMDDEKIIGIIGINEINEESTEIVCVAVDEAYQNKRIGTNLIEKAISYSKDKKYKELIIKTGNCGIGQLYLYQRCGFRFDSVNKDYMIKNYKNPIYENDIQCFDQIVLKYRIFSEKELTKIIEEYWNRFIKKNKEYEKSKYEVWSFGYSENLANKLIGYVKEGKKTGTSSALEMYDIDEKVPEEGDISIITYGNGLPGCIIKTEEMRKKKFREITEEEARLEGEGDLSLEYWRNAHEHFFRLEYEEQGKKFSEEIPVIFERFKVIYDEDRKI
- a CDS encoding Fic family protein — translated: MNSSEKRPNNELPLLPPNADIETKKILNQAIRANRELAILKGYCSLLPNDSILLSAIILKEAKTSSEIENIVTTQDELYRALATTVKEIDVETKEVLNYRSAIWRGFRQLKEKGFLSTNILIELQSELEGNSAGIRKLPGTALVNERTGKAIYIPPDNEEKILELLKNLEKYINERDEIDPLIKMAVIHYQFESIHPFYDGNGRTGRIVNVLYLILQGLLDKPILYLSEYIIKNKSEYYELLQKVRDEKGWEEWIVYMLKAVEITSIETLKLVSSIVELLNKTTEVCREKLPKTTYSKELIELLFEQPYTKIEFLVNAGLAERRTASKYLKQLEEIGILESFKSWKERIYVNKRLYEVLKG
- a CDS encoding DUF4468 domain-containing protein; protein product: MKRSISLFFIVPIIVSCVQIPYDPDIDYPDKYEVILELSNMPKNEIFLKANKWFISNFSSENSIILISDKEYGYIIGTIFDSFVDVNTFYQMKFDVNIEIKGNRVRMTFENPHEKYTGTIYGTISTMMGETDDGNDYKPDFRRMTSNKHLAETNRRWRKNAESFNLFMATEDDW
- a CDS encoding integrase core domain-containing protein, giving the protein MYVERFCQSLKYVDIYLKSYESICELKADFIWYLQFYNSRKFHQSLDYRTPEEMYESFQVKGIRAAA
- a CDS encoding FadR/GntR family transcriptional regulator; this encodes MQPMPLEKEKLSDLVAERLVQYIEENNLQPGDMLPTEKELAKCFRIGRTSVREGISKLKSIGLLHTVQGYGCIINETSISSFLESISTSVLSRFVKLDMQDYRQIMETRALLETYALRTYISSDRITDPQKLYIIVRRMDKALGISDYSLFQELDFDFHRQIVHLANNSILSQIYELVKEPFIRRAEAFCPTQDHSRLQEEHRQLLDGIRRKDMAVVQILDNHIKCQA
- a CDS encoding MurR/RpiR family transcriptional regulator — translated: MNNKDLEDDTFERIVTQIEQSKRIIVIGYGTSAVTAYDLFVKLSRLGFDCHYTTDEHTTAIILSNPREKDLLFCFSFSGETKNIVAQASLVKGKIPIICISGEDNSQLAKLSDIYLPIQSFETTYRNESIVSRYVQLAAIDIIFSCLAQRAGKDAEKRLMNSRKGLSFLKF
- a CDS encoding dihydrodipicolinate synthase family protein → MQKKLFSGIIPPLITSFDKQGNIDEKTMRNLTRWLANHVQGFYPCGTYGSGPLLTTEERKLVARIVNEEKGNAFAIIHVGAATTTEAIDLAKHAEEIGSDAIGAIPPYYYHYTQEQLVDHYKALIDAVKIPVFLYNNPDLSNNPVAPQTLSVLADYGLAGVKDSAFDLVSFYNYKLAVTRPDFQFIIGTEAIAAGALDVGACGVIAGLANCFPEFMTDFYKTWKAGDPLETGKKQLAVVKARNIIKMAQTLTMIYAILKMRGINPGYPRSPFKDISKETYDKARKMIDEQGILA
- a CDS encoding sugar kinase; this encodes MGARSVKNILVWGEPMFGFYPIDNPMIEKCNTLSMTWGGDASNFAIGVARLDHHSVFFTGLGTEPFGDGFIDLWMKNGVDVSQVVRDPSRRTGFYFVSFINGKHNLTYYRENSAATAIQFAQLDQQVLKESAVFHFTGTGLGMGSAARTLCRQIIDAKKGSDCIISFDVNYRTLQWNDPILAEREISNAIASGVTHLDITDDEMFALGWGTDLDALIRRFPTLEVIAYKQGPKGVTIKTRGSQFDSPAFLVKVKDTVGAGDSFDVGFIISLLEGKSLEEAARIGNATGGLTCTGLGPISSSPTRKELDEFLAT
- a CDS encoding SDR family NAD(P)-dependent oxidoreductase is translated as MVDDTFMKTCSLQEKVVLITGGGTGIGLGIARCMVLSGATVILIGRRLEKLKEACASLGSNAYYYQFDITNWEAHEQFAEKVVETFGKLDILVNNAGNQYKASSFKVNLDDMSSTFDVHVKASFAMTRTFLPYMIDRQRGSVIFISSMAGFIGLTNQISYAAAKSAIMGLVRTFSSEVSQHGLRFNAIVPGWFETPMMLKAMGNDIKRQEHVLCRTAMHRFGQPEDIGWAAVYLGSDASKFVTGTSLVVDGGALSGF